A genome region from Arachis duranensis cultivar V14167 chromosome 6, aradu.V14167.gnm2.J7QH, whole genome shotgun sequence includes the following:
- the LOC107491708 gene encoding alcohol dehydrogenase class-3 produces MATQGQVITCKAAVAWEPNKPLSIEDVQVAPPQAGEVRVKILYTALCHTDAYTWSGKDPEGLFPCILGHEAAGIVESVGEGVTNVQPGDHVIPCYQAECGECKFCKSGKTNLCGKVRSATGVGVMLSDRKSRFSINGKTIYHFMGTSTFSQYTVVHDVSVAKIDPAAPLDKVCLLGCGVPTGLGAVWNTAKVEPGSIVAVFGLGTVGLAVAEGAKSAGASRIIGIDIDSKKFDTAKNFGVTEFINPKEHDKPIQQVIVDLTDGGVDYSFECIGNVSVMRAALECCHKGWGTSVIVGVAASGQEISTRPFQLVTGRVWKGTAFGGFKSRSQVPWLVEKYLKKEIKVDEYITHNLTLGEINKAFDLMHEGGCLRCVLSTDA; encoded by the exons ATGGCAACTCAAGGTCAAGTCATTACTTGCAAAG CTGCGGTGGCCTGGGAACCCAACAAGCCTTTGTCCATCGAAGACGTTCAGGTGGCTCCACCGCAAGCCGGCGAGGTTCGAGTCAAGATCCTCTACACTGCTCTCTGTCACACCGATGCTTACACCTGGAGCGGAAAG GATCCTGAAGGTCTCTTCCCTTGTATCCTTGGCCATGAAGCTGCTGG AATTGTGGAGAGTGTTGGAGAAGGTGTTACTAATGTGCAGCCTGGAGATCATGTTATTCCATGTTACCAGGCTGAATGTGGTGAGTGCAAGTTCTGCAAATCTGGAAAAACGAACCTCTGTGGGAAGGTTCGTTCTGCCACTGGAGTTGGAGTGATGCTTAGCGACCGCAAAAGTCGTTTCTCTATCAATGGGAAGACCATTTATCATTTCATGGGAACTTCCACCTTCAGCCAGTACACTGTTGTTCATGATGTAAGTGTGGCTAAGATTGATCCAGCTGCTCCTTTGGATAAAGTTTGTCTTCTTGGTTGCGGTGTTCCAACCG ggcTTGGAGCTGTATGGAACACTGCAAAAGTTGAACCAGGGTCAATTGTTGCTGTTTTTGGCCTTGGAACTGTTGGTCTTGCT GTTGCAGAGGGTGCAAAAAGTGCCGGTGCATCTCGTATTATTGGCATTGATATCGATAGCAAGAAATTTGATACAG CGAAGAATTTTGGAGTCACCGAGTTTATTAATCCTAAAGAACACGATAAACCAATTCAGCAGGTCATAGTTGATCTTACAGATGGCGGAGTTGATTATAGCTTTGAGTGCATTGGGAATGTCTCCGTCATGAGAGCTGCTCTGGAATGCTGCCACAAG GGCTGGGGAACATCAGTTATCGTGGGTGTTGCAGCATCGGGCCAAGAGATATCTACCCGCCCTTTCCAATTGGTGACGGGGCGTGTCTGGAAAGGAACAGCTTTTGGTGGCTTCAAGAGCAGGTCACAAGTGCCTTGGCTTGTGGAGAAGTACTTGAAGAAG GAAATCAAGGTTGATGAGTACATTACCCACAATCTGACGCTCGGCGAGATCAACAAGGCTTTCGATCTTATGCATGAAGGAGGATGTCTCCGTTGTGTTCTTTCAACAGATGCATGA
- the LOC107491707 gene encoding uncharacterized protein LOC107491707 yields the protein MAEDNSSNSNNLRITIERNPSQSRLSELNIKCWPKWGCSPGKYQLKFDAEETCYLLKGKVKAYPKGSSDFVEFGAGDLVTIPKGLSCTWDVSVAVDKYYKFESESSSSSSS from the exons ATGGCTGAAGATAATTCATCAAACTCCAACAACCTTAGAATCACCATTGAAAGAAACCCTTCACAGTCACGCCTCTCTGAACTCAACATCAAGTGTTGGCCCAA ATGGGGTTGTTCTCCTGGGAAGTACCAGTTGAAATTTGATGCAGAAGAGACATGCTATTTGCTGAAAGGGAAAGTGAAGGCATACCCAAAAGGTTCATCAGATTTTGTTGAGTTTGGTGCTGGTGACCTTGTTACAATTCCAAAGGGACTTAGTTGCACTTGGGATGTTTCTGTTGCAGTTGATAAGTACTACAAGTTTGAATCTgaatcatcttcttcttcttcttcatga
- the LOC107491706 gene encoding protein RTF1 homolog: MADLENLLLEAAGRTGRNRNSIPPSRRGRDDGYSDGGTDSREDDSDGEIGYAGRKPSGSQVPLKKRLDPAERDDNEGSQEGGDDVDGRSDHEDDSSSESNIGDDLYKNEDDRRKLSEMTELEREMILSDRASKKDDKNLLGKIVSKREKGKASVPRKQTPPLPSSRVRSSARSADRSTAKDDALNELRAKRLKQQDSEANRKMTEASGGSGTGFLAKHRPFTSTGFSSSSQSESESGSHSDDERIVDSDDDRALSGFEGPSFEDIKEITIPRSKLAKWFMEPFFEELIVGCFVRVGIGRSKSGAIYRLCMVKNVDATDPDRQYKLENRSTHKYLNLVWGNETSAARWQMAMVSDSPPREEEFKQWLKELERTGGRMPIKRDVLDKKQAIKKINTFVYSAATVKQMLQEKKSASSRPLNVAAEKDRLRNELEKAILMHNEAEVERIRARLQELEASREAREKNAKALRLAEMNRKNRFENLKNASDLKRKALKAGDAGYDPFSRRWTRSRNYYAAKPGEEAADRNNSAGSKVAIAGSTIPNVAVNAEAGMVATAVALEAAADAGKLVDTSAPVDQGTESNMLHNFELPISLSSLQRFGGSQGVEAGFMAKKQKVEATVGFRVPENDGRRHALTLTVSDYKRRRGLL, translated from the coding sequence ATGGCGGATTTAGAGAATTTGCTTTTGGAGGCTGCAGGGAGGACCGGGAGAAACCGAAATTCTATTCCGCCTTCTAGAAGAGGACGTGATGATGGGTATTCGGATGGTGGGACTGACTCTAGGGAGGATGATTCTGATGGTGAGATTGGTTATGCTGGCAGAAAGCCCTCTGGATCTCAAGTTCCTCTCAAAAAGAGATTAGATCCAGCGGAGAGGGATGATAATGAGGGAAGTCAGGAAGGGGGTGATGATGTTGATGGCCGTTCTGATCATGAGGATGATAGTAGTAGCGAATCGAATATTGGCGATGATCTTTATAAGAATGAAGATGATAGACGGAAGCTTTCTGAGATGACTGAACTTGAAAGAGAGATGATATTGTCGGATAGGGCTTCTAAAAAGGATGATAAAAATCTGCTGGGGAAGATAGTGTCAAAGCGGGAAAAAGGAAAGGCAAGTGTACCTAGAAAACAGACTCCTCCTCTCCCATCATCCCGTGTGCGTTCATCAGCCAGATCTGCTGACAGATCAACTGCCAAGGATGATGCGTTAAATGAACTGCGTGCAAAGCGTTTGAAACAGCAGGATTCAGAGGCAAACCGCAAGATGACAGAGGCATCTGGAGGTTCAGGGACTGGATTTTTAGCCAAGCACAGACCTTTCACTTCAACGGGCTTTAGTAGCTCAAGTCAAAGTGAGAGTGAAAGTGGATCTCATAGTGACGATGAAAGAATTGTTGACAGTGATGATGACAGGGCATTATCTGGATTTGAGGGTCCTTCATTTGAGGATATAAAAGAAATCACCATTCCCCGGTCAAAACTTGCAAAATGGTTTATGGAGCCTTTCTTTGAGGAGTTAATTGTTGGTTGTTTTGTGAGAGTTGGCATTGGTAGATCAAAATCTGGGGCTATTTACAGGCTATGCATGGTGAAAAATGTTGATGCGACAGATCCTGATCGACAGTACAAATTAGAGAATAGAAGCACACACAAGTACTTGAATCTTGTCTGGGGAAATGAAACTTCTGCTGCAAGGTGGCAAATGGCTATGGTTAGTGACTCTCCTCCACGAGAGGAGGAGTTTAAACAGTGGCTTAAGGAACTGGAGCGAACTGGTGGTCGGATGCCAATCAAACGAGATGTGTTAGATAAAAAACAAGCTATAAAAAAGATCAACACGTTTGTTTACTCAGCAGCTACTGTAAAGCAGATGCTACAAGAGAAAAAATCTGCCTCATCAAGGCCGCTAAATGTTGCGGCTGAAAAGGATCGCCTGAGGAATGAGTTGGAAAAGGCAATACTTATGCATAATGAAGCTGAAGTGGAGAGGATCCGGGCAAGGCTGCAGGAATTGGAGGCATCCAGGGAAGCTAGGGAGAAGAATGCTAAGGCATTGAGGCTTGCTGAGATGAACAGAAAGAACAggtttgaaaacttaaaaaatgcTTCCGACTTGAAGCGGAAAGCTTTGAAAGCAGGGGATGCAGGTTATGATCCATTTTCCAGGAGATGGACTAGATCAAGGAACTATTATGCTGCAAAACCTGGTGAAGAGGCTGCTGACAGAAACAACAGTGCTGGCAGCAAAGTGGCCATTGCAGGAAGCACTATCCCGAATGTAGCTGTGAACGCAGAGGCTGGCATGGTGGCTACAGCTGTGGCCTTGGAAGCTGCTGCTGATGCTGGGAAGTTAGTTGACACAAGTGCACCCGTCGATCAAGGGACAGAGTCAAACATGCTTCACAATTTTGAGCTGCCGATTTCATTATCATCGCTTCAAAGGTTTGGGGGATCCCAAGGAGTTGAGGCAGGGTTTATGGCTAAAAAGCAGAAAGTAGAAGCAACAGTTGGATTTAGAGTCCCAGAAAATGATGGAAGAAGGCACGCGTTGACATTAACAGTTAGTGATTACAAGAGAAGAAGAGGGCTCCTTTGA